The Chordicoccus furentiruminis DNA window AACGACTGCTCACAGAAGAGAAATCGAACCCAGATTTTCCTTCTTTGATGAAGTTCTCCATCTTGCCCCGGCCACAGTAAAACTTAATGACCTGATATGGAGCTGTTTCCATCGTTGTGACGATAAAGGTATACAGATGGACCATCTGGTTATAGGGTTTCTCAATCTTAAAGACAACCCTTCTCGGATGAGGCCAACTGCCGGCCTGATATTCAAACTCGCCGTATTCCACAGCGTAATCAACCTGGTTTTCACGAGTAGCCCGGTAAAGGTCTTCATCCGCATCGGATGCATACTTGATTAATGTCGAGTTCTGTTTCAGGCGGATCGCATACTTGCAGTCGTTTTCTTCACAGGCTTTATACAGTTCCGGCGAGGCAAAACCGCTGTCACCACGCAGATACAAGGGCAATGATGGATATTTTATCCTGTACTCCTGCATCAGTGGAATCATGAACTGATCGGCATCCTTGCTGCAATACTGTGTACCATCACGCAGCTCCGATTTCAGCAGATCTCCGGTCAGCCCATCGCAGCAAAGCAGCGGGTGATAGCCGTGGGCTTGATAATGAAAGTTGAAGCCTTCACCTTCCTGGCCGCCATATGTGTTCAGTAGGGTGGAGTCCAGATCAAACAGCATAAACTCTGGCATTTTACTGGAATAAACAACATCTCTCATTTTTGACTGGATCATCGCCAACTGAGCGAGCGTATCTTCATCCATGCGGTTCCAGAAACGGGACAGTGTAGGCTGTGAAGCAAGTATATCTTTATCAAGGATTGCGGTCAGTACTGGATCGTTTGTCAGTTCATCGGCACAATCATCTTCGAAATAAGCAGCTATGATCTGATAGACCATCTGCATCAGGTTATCAGGGTCCGTGTGAATGCGGCAGTTCGTATGATCGTTGGTCTTAAAAAGCTGTTTTACAAGCTTTGTCAGGCCGATCTTTGAGGCGAATTCTTTGATCAGAAGCAATCCGCCGTCAGAGGAAAGGTCGCCGCCGTCAAAATTTATTTTGATTTGCTTATTGCTTTCAAGTGAAATGGTGTTTAGAATTGTCATAGAGGACCTCTTTCTCTTGGTAATTGATTGATTCGACACCTTGATTTTACCAAGAATAGGGTCCTTTTTCTATTCACTTTTCAAGTGAAAGCAGGAAAGCTGTGTAACCATAGTAACCATGCGACTTTTAGTCGCAATCACCGCCTTGCGGTGAATAATTCAAGATAACAATTGAAAAGGTCATCGGACTCTCGTAATGTATAGCTGTCGAAGAAATACAGAACGGAGATTCCAATGACCTCAGCTAATACATTATTGAAGAACATCCTTGACGTCAAGGGTGCAGTTGTTCAAGGCGCCGATTTTTCTGTTGATGCACATGGAGTAAAGAAGCTCACAGTCCGTATGCGTCCCAAAAATCGGGAGTCTGACCGCTGTCCGATCTGCGGCCGACATTGCTCTGTCTATGACAGATCCAGTATTATCCGGTCCTGGAGAGCCCTCGACTTTGCCGGCATCCTGGTGTACATCAATGCGTATACCCAGCGGATCAGATGTCCGAAGCACGGCGTTCTGGTTGCTGCCGTTCCATGGGCGTTCCACGATTCCGGATTCACCAAGAGCTTTGATCTGACTGCCACCTGGATGGCTGAGAATCTCAGCCGCAGCGCCGTAGCCGAGTACCTCCGGATCGACTGGAAGACCGTTGCCCGCTGCATCACAAGAGTCCGCAAATACATTGAGCCTGATCCAGGTAAACGGCTGGACAACCTTGTCAACATCGGAATCGATGAGACAAGCTATCGTAAGGGTCACAAGTACATTACCGTCATAGTGAACCACGATACCAATACGGTTGTCTGGGCAAGCAACAAGCACGGAAAAGAGATCTTTTCCAAGTTTCTGGAAAGCCTTACTCCAGAGCAGAGGGCATCCATAAAGGTTGTTACCGGTGACGGTGCCAGATGGATCGACCAGTGCATTGAAGAATACCTTCCGAACTGTGCACGCTGCGTTGATTCCTTCCACGTTGTAGAGTGGGCAAACGAAGCACTTGATGCTCTTCGCAAGGAAGCGTGGCGCGATGCCCATCAGGAACTCAAGGAGCTCAAGAAGACCGTTAAGCGCAAGCGCGGTCGCGGAGCTTTGAAGGATAAGGATTCCATTGCCGTCCATAAGGCGGAGGAGAAAGCGGCTGAAATAAAGGGCTCTGCTTACGCATTAGGGAAAGCACCGGAACACCTGACCAACAAGCAGGAAACGCAGCTGGCTGAAATCGCGGTCAGCAATAAACGTCTGTATCGTGGGTACCTGCTGAAAGAGCAGTTGAGGCTCATTCTTCATATGGACGATGCGGATGAGGCAAAGGAAGAACTGGACAGGTTCTTCTGGAGAGCCACCCACAGCCGCATCGATGAATTCAAGGAGCTTGGTCACAAGATCCGCCGGCATGAAGAGCACATCCTCAATACGATTCGATTGAAGATGAGCAATGCCAGAATCGAGTCGACCAACAACAAAATCAAATTGATCATCCGGAGAGCATTTGGCTTCCGAGATGTGGAGAGTATGATCGATATGATCATGCTTGTCTGCTCGAATATTAAGGTTCCTTTACCGAACAGGCCGATAGCGGAGCCAGAAAACTAACAATGGAGGGGCTTAACGGGCATTTCTGCCACGGATTTTACCCACAGGTACGCCCGAAGAGCCCTTTTATTCTGACAGCGGAGATCGAAGATGCAGATGGAGATTATTCGGAGGAGTCAATTCGGCCTCTTGCTGCGGAAGCTTCCGATGGTCACATTCTTTCAATGGATGATAAAGGCGCGTTCAAGGCCTTGAGTAGCGGGACGACGAGTGTGTATTTCTACGCTCAGGACGGGAAAGCCGCTGCCGTGAAGGTAAGTGTATCGAAGGGGTAATGCCCCTGTCTGAATCGGATTGGATGTCAGGATCCGGAGGCAACTTTGCGGACAGCATTGAAGCGGATTTTGATATAGGCAGTCTGGTTGTCAAACAGCCTGATTCGAGCTATATTTCAATTGAACGAAGCTGGAATTGAGTATCTCCTGCTGGCTGCTCAGTTGCGGATGGAGGGATGACGGAAACACGCGGCAATGAATCAGCAGGCAGGTCGTTCATCATGAAGACATGATTTGAAACAGGGCAGAGGAGGGGTATGCCATGAAGATGAGAAGACTGATTTTACGTGTTGTGAGCGCGCTGGTGATGATGATCACTTGTGTGGAAATGGCTTTGACGCCGGTGGAGGCACGGGCGGCTCGTGCGAGAGTCACAAACCTGCCTTTATGGGAGCTGGAAGATGCAAGCGTCTCTCGGATCCGCTACGATGTGACGGGAGACGGGCGGCAGGACTGGATCGTAGCGAGGTACGGAAACTGGTCCGGGACGTGCGTTTATCTTTCCATAAACGGACAGCAGATGACGCTGAGGTCAAAAGGGCAGATATTAGGGCTGGATTTGTGTACGGTTCGGCTTGCGAACGGACGTTTTTTCCTTTGTATTATGGGGGCAGGAGATGACTGCACCGGGGATTTGTTCGGCGTCTACTCCTATACGGGCAAGCGGTTCCGTAACGAATTTGATGTCCGGCAGTACTCCAGATTCCCGAGGTTTGAAGTTCCTTTTCATATCAGCGCGTCCGGAAATACGATCACATTCGAATACCAGATCTATTCGAATGCCCTCGGTCCGCTGTGCGTGAACGTGAGCGCATGTGACCGGGGAGGCCGGCTGAAGCTGAAGAACCGGTATGTCTCGGTCACGAAAAACAGAGGTGACACTGCTCACTATCTGAACAAGGATTGGTATTATCCCGCTTCAAGAACGCTCCGGCTCTACAGACGGGCCACGACATGCCAGATCGGACGAATCGTCCATCCAGGACAGAAGGTGAAGGTCACGCAGGTTTACATCGGCCCGGGAACGGTTCGCTATAAGTGCATAGTGAAAAATGGAGGATATGGATGGCTTGAGGAGCCGCAGCGGTATGGCAAGGTCTTGAGGGGACTTGCTAAGGGGAACTGAGCCAACCATGACGGCCGATCAGACGACGATCCCTAAGCCGACACATGAGAGGAGGGTACACCATGTTCAGGAAATGCACTGCTGTTTTGCTTTCGCTTGTGATTATGCTGACCGTGCTGCCGATGACGGTCATGGCGGGCGGGTCTCCGTCGATCTCATATCAGACGCATCTTCAGCGTCAGGGGTGGCAGAAAGAGGTCTGTGATGGAAGAACCGGCGGCTCAACTGGGCGCGCTCTGCGGCTGGAGGCGGTGAAGGTTCGCCTGAAGAATAATTCGTTCGGAGGGTCTGTTCAGTATAGCACGTGCGTTCAGCGGTCAGGCTGGCAGGGCTGGCGCAGTGCGGGCAAGGTGAGCGGCACCACCGGCCGATCTCTTCGGATGGAAGCCGTCAGGATCAGGCTGATCGGCGGCATCAAGGGCCGATATGATGTCTATTACAGAGTGTATGCCCAGCATTTCGGATGGCTTGGCTGGGCGAAGAATGGAGCTCCGGCCGGCACATCCGGTTACGCCTTTCGGCTCGAGGCGATGCAGGTCCAGCTCAGAAAGAAGGGGAGCGGGGCTCCGGGTTCTATGCGGAATGCATACCGCAAGGCCGGGCCGTATGACCTTAAGAACTGCCACTATTGGGCATCAAACGGCGGAAATTCGATGGCCGTTCTTCTTGGGCTGAGCAGGAGAAGAAACGCTTCTTATCCGACTTTTTATTATACCGGGCAGAACGTGGTCGTCGGCGCGAACAAAGACGCGTCTTACTATCCGAGTAATGTGTTCTACGCGGCCAATCGCGGGAATCGGCTGCTCCGTTACTATGGCGTCGTGATCGGCGATTCAAAGGCGGTGACAGAATCGAAGCTGAGGCGGGCCGGGTTCAGCCGGGAGGGAGCAGGCTGGGGGCCGGGCTATGCCTGCTTTATCCCGAAGTACAGGAACGGAAGACTTGTCTTCTGGGTTTACCGGTTGCAATGTACGGCATAAAATGACAGGGCGCAGGCTGGCGTTTGGTACGTCAGCCTGCGCTTTCTCTGAAAGAGAACATGTATACGGCTGCCGGATCGTGTTCAGGAGGTGACGCGGTATGTCAGTGGTTGGCGCATGTATGGTTCCCCATCCGCCGGTGATCGTGCCGGAGGTGGGACGCGGAGAGGAGAGAAGAATCGCGGAGACAACGGCAGCTTACCGGAAGGCGGCGGATTTTGTCCGGGAGCTGGCGCCGGAGACGATCGTGCTCTCCTCACCGCACAGTGTGATGTACGCGGATTACTTTCATGTTTCGCCGGGACGGCGCGCGTCGGGGGATCTCGGACGCTTCCGGGCCGGAGGCGTCCGGATCGACGCGTCGTATGACGAGGCGTTCACGGCTCTTCTGGAGGAGAAGGCGGAGCGGCTGCATTTTCCCGCGGGCACGATGGGGGAGCGGGATTCGTCGCTTGATCACGGCACGATCGTTCCGCTGTACTTCATCAATCAGGCGTATACGGATTATCGGCTCGTGCGCGTGGGCCTTTCGGGGCTGTCGCTGGCGGACCATTACCGGTTCGGACAGCTGATCGCGGAGACGGCGGATGCGCTTGATCGGCGCGTGGTCTTCATCGCCAGCGGGGATCTCTCGCATAAGATGCAGGCCGACGGGCCTTACGGCTTCGACCCGGCGGGGCCGGTGTACGATGAACTGATTCTGAAGGACGCGGCCGAAGGGCGGTTCGGCCGGTTTCTCGACTACGATGAGGCGTTTCTCGAGAAGGCGGCGGAGTGCGGGCACCGGAGCTTCTGCATCATGGCCGGCGCGCTGGACGGGTGCGCGGCGGAGTGCCGCGTGCTGAGCCACACCGGCGAGCTGGGAGTGGGCTACGGCGTCGCGGCCTTCCGGGTGACGGGTCCGGATCCGGAGCGGCATTTCCTCAAAAAGTGGGAAGAGAAGGAGGCGGAGCGGCGGAAGAACGAGCGGGCGTCGGAGGACCCGTATGTGCGGCTCGCGCGGGCAGCGGTGGAGGCTTACGTGCTTCATCACAGACGGATCTCTCTGCCGGACGGACTGCCGGAGGAGATGACCGGCCGCCGGGCCGGTGTCTTTGTCTCGCTCCACGAGGAGGGGCAGCTGAGAGGCTGTATCGGCACGATTTCGCCGACGCGGCCTTCGGTCGCCGCAGAAATCGCGGAAAATGCCCTCTCTGCGGCTTCGCGTGACCCGCGGTTTTCGCCGGTTCGCCGCGGCGAGCTGGACCGGCTGGAGATCAGCGTGGATGTTCTCGGCGCGACGGAGCCGGTATCCTCCGTCCGGGAGCTGGATCCGGAGCGGTACGGCGTCGTCGTAACGGCCGGAGAGCGGCGGGGCCTTCTGCTGCCGGATCTGGAAGGTGTCGATACGCCGGAGCGTCAGATCGCCATCGCGAAGAGAAAGGCCGGCATCGGGGAGGGCGAAGCGGTGACGCTTGAGCGGTTTGAGGTGGTCCGGCACAGATGACGGAGGTGAGCGCTGTGGTGGAAAATGAAAAAGCCGTGCGCTGCGAGGTCTGCTTCCGGCGCTGCCGGCTGGAGGAAGGCGGGACGGGCGCCTGCGGCGCGCGTGTCTGCCGCGACGGACGGGTCGTCCCGGCCGGTTACGGTCTTCTGACGGCGCTGGCGCTGGATCCTATCGAGAAGAAGCCGCTGCGCCGTTTTTTCCCGGGAAGCCGGATCCTTTCAGCGGGGTGCTTCGGCTGCAATCTGTTCTGCCCGTTCTGCCAGAACGCGGAAATTTCCAGGGCTGTGCGGGAAAGGGACGGTTCTGATTTCCGGGAGACGGAGGCACGTTTCCGGGACCCGGAGGGCCGGATCCGGCGGATTCCGCTGATCAGCATGACACCTGCGGCGCTTTGCCGGGAGGCGGAGGCGCTCCGTACGCAGGGCAATATCGGGGTGGCGTACACCTACAACGAGCCGCTGGTCGGGTATGAATTTGTGCGCGACACAGCCCGCCTTGTTCATGAGGCAGGGATGAAGAATGTGCTGGTTTCCAACGGGACGGCGTCACCGGATGTGCTTCATGAGCTTTTGCCGTGGATCGACGCCATGAACATCGACATCAAGAGCTTCCGGGAGGAAACCTACGGGAACGTGCTTGGCGGCAGCCTCCCGATGGTCAAAGCGTTCATCGAGACGGCTGCGGCGGCCGGCACACACCTGGAACTGACGGCGCTGATCGTGCCGGGGATGAATGATTCCGTGGAGGAAATGCGCGCGCTGGCCGGATGGGTCGCGGGCCTTGACGGAGGACGGGGGAAGGAAATCCCGCTTCATGTGACGAGGTTCTTCCCGCGCTTCCGGATGACGGACCGCGGCGCCACGCCGGTTTCAACCGTGTACCGTCTCGCGGAGGAGGCGGGGCGCGTCCTCAGATATGTCTATGTCGGGAACTGCTGAGAAAGAGCGCGCGGCGCTGGAAAAAAGCGGGCTTCGGCCCGCTTTTTTCCGGATGGCATGAGTCCGGCGGCTGCGGCGGGCTTATCTGCGCGAGCCCGTTTCCGCCCTCCGCGGAATCTGCGCCGCCAGGATCTGCTTCTGGCGGATGAGGTAGTAAAAGGCCATAAAAACGGAGATCACGATCCAGCTGATCGGGTAGCAGGCCAGCAGCTGCTCGACGGAGCCGTCCGGCACGATCAGCCGGACCCAGACGACGCGGTAGAGGCAGACGCCGATCAGATTGGTGACGGTCGAGATGATCACGCAGCTTTCCGCCCGGAGGGTCGCCGAGAGAATCTCGAAAACCGCGAAGACCCAGTAGAAGGGCGCGATCACGCGCATCATCCGGACGCCGACCGCGATGACGCCGGGGTCGTCCGTGAACAGCCGGAGGAGCGTCCTGCCGAAGAGCAGCACGAAGGCTGACATACCGATGCCCGCCGCCGTTTCCATTGCAAGCACCGTCCGTGTGCCGCGGCGGATCCGATGGGGAAGGCCTGCGCCGAAATTCTGGCCGACGAAGGTGATGATCGAGGTCGAGAACGCATTGTTGATCATCCACCAGATCGCGTCCAGCTTGCCGTAGGCGGTCCACGCCGCGACGCAGTCGATGCCCATCCGGTTGATCGCGGTCTGCAGGATCATATTCGATACGCCGAACATGCTGTCAGCAAGCGCGGTGGGCAGTCCGATCGCGAGGATTTTCCCGAGGATCCTCCGTGTGATATGGAGCCTCCTGAGCGAAAGACGCATGCCCCGCGTTTTTTTCATCAGCAGCCAGGTCACGAGCACTGCGCTGACCGCCTGCGAGATATCCGTGGCGACAGCCGCGCCGAGCACGCCCATTCTGAGCACCATGACGAAAAAGAGATCGAGCACGATGTTCATCACGCAGCAGACGATCAGAATGTAGAGCGGCTTCTTCGAGTCGCCGACGGCGCGGAGAATGCCGGACCCCATGTTGTAGATCAGCGTGAGCACGAGCCCGGCGAAGAGCACCCGGGTGTAGATGAGAGAGGAGTCCATCAGATCGGACGGTGTCCGGAGCAGACGCAGCAGGGGACCGGCGAGCGCGCAGCAGACAGCTCCCAGCACGAGTCCTCCGGAGAGAGAGAAGGCGTAGGCCGTGTGAAGCGCGTCGTCCACCTTGGCGGTATCGCCCGCCCCGAAGAACTGGGCGATGATGACGGTCGCGCCGGCGGAAAGACTCATGAAAAAGGAGAAGACGAAATTCAGAATCTGTCCGGACGAGCCGCCGACCGAGGCCAGCGCGGCTTTCCCCGCCGCGTGCCCGACGATCACCGCGTCCACTGTGTTGTAGAGCTGCTGAAAGAACGCGCCGATGAGGATCGGAAAGAAAAAGAGAAGAATTTCCTTCCAGATCGTTCCGTGCGTCATCGCGTTTTTGTTTCTCAGGTCTGCCATGATGTAAGATTTACCCCCGTTTCACTATATCAGTTCCGGTGGCGCGAGGCAAACGGAAAGAAGCCGGTCTTACGTCAAGTGGCTGTTTCATGCCCTTCCCAACCGTGCTACACTAACGGTATCGGAATCATCAGACAACAGCGGCGGGGAGGTGCTTCCTGTATGAAAACGGACAATCATCGGACGGCTTTGAGCGAAGAAGGATCGGGCGCGGCGTGCGTGTTCACGGAAGAAGAAAAGAACGCGCTGCGTATGCTTCCGGAATACATGGTAGTGCTTCGCGTGCGCGGATCATTCGGCGAGTGCCTGCTCGCAACCGATCTGTTCCTGAAGTCCATCCAGATGGACGAGTCTTCTTTCGTGAGGCAGCTTCGCCGGTTTTCCCGGTTCGTCTACGAAGACGATCTTGAGCTGATACTGGATACGATCCGCCGTTCCGTCGCGAAACCGGAATTCCTCTGCGACTTCAGCGTGAGGATCCGGAAAGACGACCGCAATGCCTACCGGAAATACAAGGGAGCGATCCGTTCCGTCCGGACGCAGCAGGTGAGACCCGGCGTTCCGGCGAGACCGGAGGACGCGATTCCGTTTCCTGACCTGTCTCCCGATACGCCGGATACGCTGGTTTACATCATGAGCCTTGACCTCACGGGCCATATCGCACAGGGCGAGCGCGTCCAGTCAAGGATGAACCAGCTTCTTTTCAGAGAAGTGCTGGGTCAGACGAGGGACTGCATTTTCTGGAAGGATACGGAGCGGCGGTTCGTCGGCGTCAATCAGGCGTTTCTCGATTTCTACGGCTTTGAGTCCGAGAAGGAACTGATCGGCAAGACGGATGAGGATATGGGCTGGCATCCGGATCCGGAGCCGTTCCGGCGGGACGAGCTTCGGGTCCTGCAGGGCGAGAGCACGATGCTGGTGCATGGCACATGCATGATCCGCGGAAAGGTACGGGATATTCTGGCGACCAAGGCGCCGATTTACGACGGGCAGACGATCATCGGCTTCGTCGGAAGCTTCATCGATGTGACGGAGGACTACGCGCGGCGCCGGGAGATTGAGCGGCTGGACCATGAGCTGAAGAAGGCGCTTGACAGCGAACGCGCGGCCAACCGGAATATGACGCAGTTCGTCTCCCGGATGAGCCATGAACTGCGCACGCCGATGAACGCGGTAATCGGGCTTTCTTCGCTGGGAATGCAGACCACCGATCTTGACACGGCGGTCGAGTATCTTCATAAAATCAATTCGTCCGGCCAGTATCTGCTCGGGATCATCAACGACGTGCTCGACATCAACAAGATTGAAGGCGGCCAGTTCCGGCTGGTCGAGGAGAATGCGAACCTCTCCGATCTCTTCCAGGCGGTCGATCTCATCATTCGTCCGCTGGCGGATGCGAAGGGCGTTCATCTGCTGATCGACGACAACGGGCTCGTCATCGGGAACGCGATCTGCGACCGGCTCCGAATCCAGCAGATCCTCATCAATCTGCTCAACAACGCGGTTAAGTTCACGGATGCCGGCGGAACGGTGACGATGCAGGTACAGCAGAGTGTGATTCACGGACGGCTCCGGATGACATTCCTGATCAGTGACACCGGCTGCGGGATGAGCGAGGAGTTTCAGAAGCGGATTTTCCAGCCGTTCGTGCAGGAGAACCGGAATCCCGGCAAATACGGGACGGGGACAGGGCTCGGGCTGGCGATCTCGAGGACGCTGGCGCGTCAGATGGGCGGCGACATCACGGTGGAAAGCCATGAGAGCGCCGGCACGGTTTTCATGGTGACGATTCTGCTCGGTATTGACCGGGGCGAGACCGGACGGGCCGGACGGCTGCCCGGAGAAGAGACGGATGAACGGCGGTACGCGGGGATGAGGATTCTTCTCGCGGAGGACAATGAGCTCAATCGGGAAGTGGCCGTCGGCCTCTTCAGCCTGATGGGGCTGCTTGTCGTCTGCGCGAAGGACGGTCAGGAGGCCGTCGATCTCTTCCGGGCATCGCCGCCGGACTACTATGACGCGGTCTTCATGGATCTTCAGATGCCGGTCAAGAGCGGCTACGAGGCGGCGCAGGAGATACGGGCGCTCTCCGGGTCGATCCCGATCGTGGCGATGACGGCGGATGTTTTTGACGCGTCGATGATGAAAGCGCGGTCCTGCGGCATGAACGATTACATCACGAAGCCGCTCGACCGGAAGCAGATCCTCCGGATTGTCCGTGAGATTGCGGAACGCTGACGGAGGATTGCGGACGGCGTGTCAGGAGAAAAAGAGCGCGATTCTCGGGATGAAGATGATCAGCCCGATCACGGCGGCCGCGATCGCCGCGGCGAGCACGGCACCTGCCGCGGCGTCCTTCGCCTTGCCGGCCAGCGGCTTTTTCTCTTCGGTTACGAGGTCAACGGCCGCTTCCACAGCGGTGTTCACCAGCTCGAGTCCCATCACCAGTCCGAACAGGATCAGGCAGACGATCCACTCAGCCCGTGAAATGCGGAGCACGATCCCGCCGATGATGACGAGGGCGGTGAAGACCAGATGGATTTTCATGTTGCGTTCGTCCCGGATTGTGCGGCCGATTCCGGTGAACGCGTACCCGAAGCTGCGGAGCAGCGGAGACTTTCCTGATTTGCGCATGGCGTTCTCCTTTCGACTTCGTTT harbors:
- a CDS encoding ATP-binding protein, which codes for MKTDNHRTALSEEGSGAACVFTEEEKNALRMLPEYMVVLRVRGSFGECLLATDLFLKSIQMDESSFVRQLRRFSRFVYEDDLELILDTIRRSVAKPEFLCDFSVRIRKDDRNAYRKYKGAIRSVRTQQVRPGVPARPEDAIPFPDLSPDTPDTLVYIMSLDLTGHIAQGERVQSRMNQLLFREVLGQTRDCIFWKDTERRFVGVNQAFLDFYGFESEKELIGKTDEDMGWHPDPEPFRRDELRVLQGESTMLVHGTCMIRGKVRDILATKAPIYDGQTIIGFVGSFIDVTEDYARRREIERLDHELKKALDSERAANRNMTQFVSRMSHELRTPMNAVIGLSSLGMQTTDLDTAVEYLHKINSSGQYLLGIINDVLDINKIEGGQFRLVEENANLSDLFQAVDLIIRPLADAKGVHLLIDDNGLVIGNAICDRLRIQQILINLLNNAVKFTDAGGTVTMQVQQSVIHGRLRMTFLISDTGCGMSEEFQKRIFQPFVQENRNPGKYGTGTGLGLAISRTLARQMGGDITVESHESAGTVFMVTILLGIDRGETGRAGRLPGEETDERRYAGMRILLAEDNELNREVAVGLFSLMGLLVVCAKDGQEAVDLFRASPPDYYDAVFMDLQMPVKSGYEAAQEIRALSGSIPIVAMTADVFDASMMKARSCGMNDYITKPLDRKQILRIVREIAER
- a CDS encoding MATE family efflux transporter, whose translation is MADLRNKNAMTHGTIWKEILLFFFPILIGAFFQQLYNTVDAVIVGHAAGKAALASVGGSSGQILNFVFSFFMSLSAGATVIIAQFFGAGDTAKVDDALHTAYAFSLSGGLVLGAVCCALAGPLLRLLRTPSDLMDSSLIYTRVLFAGLVLTLIYNMGSGILRAVGDSKKPLYILIVCCVMNIVLDLFFVMVLRMGVLGAAVATDISQAVSAVLVTWLLMKKTRGMRLSLRRLHITRRILGKILAIGLPTALADSMFGVSNMILQTAINRMGIDCVAAWTAYGKLDAIWWMINNAFSTSIITFVGQNFGAGLPHRIRRGTRTVLAMETAAGIGMSAFVLLFGRTLLRLFTDDPGVIAVGVRMMRVIAPFYWVFAVFEILSATLRAESCVIISTVTNLIGVCLYRVVWVRLIVPDGSVEQLLACYPISWIVISVFMAFYYLIRQKQILAAQIPRRAETGSRR
- a CDS encoding IS1380 family transposase, encoding MTILNTISLESNKQIKINFDGGDLSSDGGLLLIKEFASKIGLTKLVKQLFKTNDHTNCRIHTDPDNLMQMVYQIIAAYFEDDCADELTNDPVLTAILDKDILASQPTLSRFWNRMDEDTLAQLAMIQSKMRDVVYSSKMPEFMLFDLDSTLLNTYGGQEGEGFNFHYQAHGYHPLLCCDGLTGDLLKSELRDGTQYCSKDADQFMIPLMQEYRIKYPSLPLYLRGDSGFASPELYKACEENDCKYAIRLKQNSTLIKYASDADEDLYRATRENQVDYAVEYGEFEYQAGSWPHPRRVVFKIEKPYNQMVHLYTFIVTTMETAPYQVIKFYCGRGKMENFIKEGKSGFDFSSVSSRSKVVNANRLQVHALAYNLFNWFRRLVLPAGMRKQRINTVRLKLLKIAAKAVHSARYIIFKLCSSCPYKKEFNETLLNIRQLQPLLE
- the amrA gene encoding AmmeMemoRadiSam system protein A, with translation MSVVGACMVPHPPVIVPEVGRGEERRIAETTAAYRKAADFVRELAPETIVLSSPHSVMYADYFHVSPGRRASGDLGRFRAGGVRIDASYDEAFTALLEEKAERLHFPAGTMGERDSSLDHGTIVPLYFINQAYTDYRLVRVGLSGLSLADHYRFGQLIAETADALDRRVVFIASGDLSHKMQADGPYGFDPAGPVYDELILKDAAEGRFGRFLDYDEAFLEKAAECGHRSFCIMAGALDGCAAECRVLSHTGELGVGYGVAAFRVTGPDPERHFLKKWEEKEAERRKNERASEDPYVRLARAAVEAYVLHHRRISLPDGLPEEMTGRRAGVFVSLHEEGQLRGCIGTISPTRPSVAAEIAENALSAASRDPRFSPVRRGELDRLEISVDVLGATEPVSSVRELDPERYGVVVTAGERRGLLLPDLEGVDTPERQIAIAKRKAGIGEGEAVTLERFEVVRHR
- a CDS encoding diacylglycerol kinase family protein produces the protein MRKSGKSPLLRSFGYAFTGIGRTIRDERNMKIHLVFTALVIIGGIVLRISRAEWIVCLILFGLVMGLELVNTAVEAAVDLVTEEKKPLAGKAKDAAAGAVLAAAIAAAVIGLIIFIPRIALFFS
- a CDS encoding ISL3 family transposase; protein product: MTSANTLLKNILDVKGAVVQGADFSVDAHGVKKLTVRMRPKNRESDRCPICGRHCSVYDRSSIIRSWRALDFAGILVYINAYTQRIRCPKHGVLVAAVPWAFHDSGFTKSFDLTATWMAENLSRSAVAEYLRIDWKTVARCITRVRKYIEPDPGKRLDNLVNIGIDETSYRKGHKYITVIVNHDTNTVVWASNKHGKEIFSKFLESLTPEQRASIKVVTGDGARWIDQCIEEYLPNCARCVDSFHVVEWANEALDALRKEAWRDAHQELKELKKTVKRKRGRGALKDKDSIAVHKAEEKAAEIKGSAYALGKAPEHLTNKQETQLAEIAVSNKRLYRGYLLKEQLRLILHMDDADEAKEELDRFFWRATHSRIDEFKELGHKIRRHEEHILNTIRLKMSNARIESTNNKIKLIIRRAFGFRDVESMIDMIMLVCSNIKVPLPNRPIAEPEN
- a CDS encoding radical SAM protein, encoding MTEVSAVVENEKAVRCEVCFRRCRLEEGGTGACGARVCRDGRVVPAGYGLLTALALDPIEKKPLRRFFPGSRILSAGCFGCNLFCPFCQNAEISRAVRERDGSDFRETEARFRDPEGRIRRIPLISMTPAALCREAEALRTQGNIGVAYTYNEPLVGYEFVRDTARLVHEAGMKNVLVSNGTASPDVLHELLPWIDAMNIDIKSFREETYGNVLGGSLPMVKAFIETAAAAGTHLELTALIVPGMNDSVEEMRALAGWVAGLDGGRGKEIPLHVTRFFPRFRMTDRGATPVSTVYRLAEEAGRVLRYVYVGNC